The nucleotide window AACCCTTTTTTTATTTGATTTGTGTTGATCTGTAGATGTTGTATATTGTGTTTTTGAGTTTGGTTTCTTTGTTTGATAGTTGTGTGCTTCTACTATGGTTTGTGCCGTTAAATTTTCTCTTTATTGTTGAAAATATGCTTTCTATATTGTTTCTGTTTATGTATATTTTCTGTCGGAATATTGCTGGGCTTTTTAGTCTGTATTGTCCTTTTTTTGCTCTGTTTTTGAGAGGGATTTGGTCAAATGCTTTGAGTTCTTCATTTATACACTTTCTTATTGGTTCTGTGTCATATGCTTTGTCAGCTACTATGTAATTTGGTTTATACTTTTTGATTTGTCTTAATGCAGGTTTTGCAAATTGTGTATCGTATTTCGGTCCACGTGATGTTTGATAATATAAAATAAGGCGTGTTTTTACGTCTATTGTTAAGTGGTTTTTTATGTAGCTTTTTCTTTCTTTTTGCCGTATTTTTGCATAATACTTGTCTGCATAATCATTAGTGAAACCAGAACCGTCTAATGCTATTATATCTGCTTTAATATCGTTTAATGATAATATTAAACGGTTAATTTCTCTAATTTGTTTTGAAGGTAGTCTTTTAAAAAATTTTTGGATCGTTGTAAAGTGTGGAACCTTTTTTATTCTCAAATATTTCTTAATTAGGTCTGATACATCAATAAAATCAATTATTTCACGATATGTTGATTTTGTGTAAATTTTCATTGCTAATATTGTGAATAAAGCATGTTGTGAATATAAATGGTTTGAAAAAGCATTAGAATACTTGCTTATCGCTATTTTAACATAATAATATGTTCTTTCAATGAATTCGACCAATTTATTTTCTTTTAATCCACTATTCTTGTTTGAAAATCTTTTTAAACATTGAATATTAGAATTTTTAAAATTAAAATCCAAAAGATTTAACTGCTTTGAGACCCCACAATAAACGGGGGAATAATAGATTTTGCTAATCATAATAATATTATTCCCCTTTCCCTTTATAAATACTTTAGCAACCGTATTTAAAAATATGTAAGTGTAATTTCAAGTGAAAACAGGAAAAACTCAACCTAAAACTAATAAAGTTATTTTTATTACCAAAAAAAATTAAAAAACCTCAATTTCAAATAAAAAAAAACATGGTTTCTACAAAGCCAAATTTTTAAAAAAGTAAATAAATGGTTATTTAGAACCATTAACAACTAATTTGGCCATTTGTTTCTGCCATGACTTGGATTTAATGTTTTCCAGATTTATCTTATCTCTTTGAATTTTAATACAGTTTTGTGGGCAGACATTACTGCAAGCACCACAGAGAATGCAAAATCTCTCTTCTATGGATGATTTATTATCCACTAAGCTCACTGCATTGCAGGGGCAAACATCCATACAAGCATGGCATGAATCACCTTTACATTCCGTGGTGTCCATTATTACCTCGCCTTCAAAGGGTTTTATGACTTTAGCTGCATCCACTGGACAGATTTCTTGGCACCACCCACAGTTCACACATTCGTCTTCCTGCAAGATGGACCTACCTTTAATTTTTGCATCTTCAGGGTTTAATCGATAGTCTCCATAGGAACATGAACTACAAACAGCTTTTATAGCATTTACTGGACAGGCACGTTTACACACCAGACAGTAAACGCATTTATTTTCATCTACCTTGATCTCACGATCCATTTTTTCCTGTTTCATGCTTATGGCTTGTGGTGGGCACAATTCTTCACATACCCCGCAGTAAATACATTTATCTTCATCAATATTGATTTCACCAGTTACCAGTTTTGAACGTTCAGGGAGTTCTCTTTTAATAGTTATGGCATCCTGTGGGCATGCAGTTTCGCATGCTTTACAGTATAAGCACTCATCCTCATCAATAGACGCACTGTGTTTCCAAATAGGATATTCATCAAGGTCTTTGATGTTTTTATTGTTGATCTCAAATTCAAGAGCTCCAAAAGGACAAGCTGAAGCACATAAACCGCACAAAACACAATTTTTACCATTTACATTTAGATAATCCATGTCAACTAAACCTCTTGCTATTGGTAGCACTGGACCTAATTTTAGTGATTCTGTTGGGCAGATTTCTGTACATATTCCACAGCCGACACATTTATTCCTGATGTAATCCAGAGAACGTTTTTCGTTCCCGTTTCTTTCTACTGTGCTCATTATACCATTCCCTACACCATTATTCTAATTTAAAAGTTAAGCTTTAGATATGGCTTGATTTGGACAATTCGTGATACATAAATCGCAGTCATCACATTTTTCCATGTATAAAACTAATTCCCCGTCTTCTTCTACTAATGCACCCTGTTCGCATAGTTTGATACACAGTCCTTCTCCGGGGCAGTCATTGATTTTTCCACACTTTTCTAAGTCTATTACTACTGGCATGATTATCACCGAACTAATGAGTTGATGATATACATATACGATATGGGCATATAAACATATCGAATTTCAAAAAAATTATTGTTCTGGAAACATGTTGTTTTAAAATTCAAAATAATATTTTTAAGGTCTTAGATTTTTCGCGTTTCGAAAAGTTTGTAGGGTTGTTTTAGAGTTGTAATTTCTTTTTATGATTAATCTGCTAAAAAAACAATAATATGATGGTTTTTTCAACTAATTTGTTGTATATTTACGTAGATAAAAAGAAAAATCTGAGACCTTAAATATACTGCTCAATTTATTTTTCGAAATGCAAATAATATCTTATTAAAATAAGGGGAATCGATTAATAATAATTAAAATATTAGAAAAAAGGAAGATTAAAAAAGTTATTCTTTTCCAATCATGACTTCTGTAGATTTTATAATTGCTTTAACTACATCTCCCTCTTTAATATCCAATTCATTAACAGATTCTTGGGTTATTATGGCTGTAATCATGTTAGGATCTTCTATTCTTATTTTTACACTGGCCATTACTTTTCCCACTGTAACTCCCTCTACTTTCCCGTTAAGCATGTTTCGTGCACTCATTTTCATAGTTTGTATCCTCCAATAAAACTTTTGATTACATTTATATAATTGATGGCAAAAATAGATTTTCATTAACATTCTTGCATTTCGATCAAACTGGTGATAAGATGAAAACAGTAGAATACAAGCCCATAGGAACAATACACTCACCTCACAAGGATCTTCAGGGAATGCCCATCCAACCCGTAGGTGCAAAAGGAGTTAAAGGACAAATTGAACTTGAAAACGAGTATTTGGAAGGTTTAAAAGATTTGGAAGGTTTTTCACACATAATATTGATATACCATCTTCACATGTGCAATGGGCATTCTCTTAGAGTAAAACCCTTTTTAGACAATGTAAAACGTGGAATTTTTGCAACAAGGGCTCCAAAAAGACCTAATCCCATTGGCATGTCAGTAGTTTGTTTGGAAAAAGTTGAAGGAAACATTATCCATATATCTAATGTAGATGTTCTTGATGGAACTCCTCTTCTTGATATAAAACCATACATTCCACATTTTGATACTTGTGAAGATGAAGATGTGTGTGTGGGTTGGTTTGATGATAAAAAACAGGAAGTCAAGGAAAAAAAGTCCGACACACGTTTTATAGATTAGATTTCTTATTCGATAGGATTTCACATCTTATTTTTCAATCTGCTTTAAGGGGTTACTTTTTTTTTGATGATGAAATTTCGAGAAAAATCTATTTATTATTCTTTTTTACAAATTTTAAGATGATTTCATTAAAAACAAAATGAATGGCAATATTTACCATTATCTTTGTAAAATTGGTTGTGTCAAGTTTTAATTAAAAATAATAGATTTACTTTTTACTTAAAATTCTTCCATCTGGGATACGTTCATGAGTTTTTCAACAGCTTTGGCTTGAACTTGAATTCCTGTTTCTTTAATAGCAGCTAATGGGTTTAACCCACCAGGAGCAACTATGCCCACATGATACCGTTCTACTTTAGCATTGTAGACTAGTTCACTGGGTTTACCTATTTTAAGAATTGAAAATCCTGCATTTCCAATTTTTTCAAGAACATCCATCGCTTCAGGACGAGCTACATATGGAATTTCTTTCAAACTGGCCAGTATCCTGCCACTTGTTTTCAAAGCATCACTTACAGATGTTAAACATTTGGATAAAAAAATTTCGTGTGGGTCTAGGGATGAACCTCCGTAAGCAATTAGTTCAATGAATCGCGGTGTTTTGTTGTCTGTTTCCAAGATACCTCCATATTGGGGGGTTGTTGCTATTCCTTGTTTGGTGAGTATTCCATCAATTGTCAAACTGCAAACAGTTGCTATTCCTTTTTTACCATCTGGACCTGGAACGATCTGGTAGTATTTACTGGTGCAGTACTCTGGACGGGAGGCCATCACATGTCCAAAAATATTCAGTCCTTCTTCAAAGTCTTCCTCTTTAAGGTATGACACATTAACTATTACCTGTCCTGTATGACTTTCAAGATCGAAATCAACTTCATGGATAAGGTTCCATGCTTTGGAAAGTAAAAATTTAACTTTTTCACCTTTTTCACGTCCTGCCAGTTTCAATAACTTTCGAGGTGTTGTGATTGGTTTCATTTGCGAGAATTCAGTTGTGCTTTCAGCCATTTTTATATCAACTTCATAACCTGATTCTTTTGCAGCACATAAGGGAGCTATACCTCCAATAACAGCGATTCCAATCATATTTTTATCCACGGGAATACCCAGAACTGGTTCACCTGCCTCACCAATCTTTAAAATTCCGGAAATTCCTATTTTTTTGAGATTATCAAATAATTTAATTGCATCTTCTCTGGAATTAGCTGGTATTATCCGAAAATTAGCTGGAATATCTCCGTTACCACTTTCTATCACTTTTAAAACGGAGGTCATCTCTTGATCTGCAAAAGCCTCCAAAGGTGTCATGGAAGTCTTTTTATAGGCAATAAGTTCAATAAAATCTCGGGGGACATGATTTTTTATCTCAACCAAGCCACCATACTTAGGCACAACGGGGATTCCTGATTTAAGGAGCATACCGTCAATGGTGGTTCCGCAAATAGTTTCCATTTCTATTTTGTTTTCATTACCATCAGATGAGGCTTGTGTGTTAATTTTAACATAGGGACTTACTGCTATTTGTTTGTTGAAAATATTTTCAATAATTTTCATTAACTGCGCATCATAGGAAAAAGTTGATGTATTTACAACCACGGATCCTAAACTTGTTTTTGGATTAAGAGTGGTTTGATACATCATGTCTTCAAATTTAGAAAAAATGAAATCAACTTGATCATAAATTAGGCCTTTACCTAGTTCTTTAATGCCTTCAGGAGTTATTTCTCGACCTATATATCCAACACGTGCAGTAAATCCTCTTTCGTCCAGAATACGCAAATGATAACGAACTGCTCTTTCACCCAAGTCGTATCCTTTCTTGTGAAGTTCTCTAGATATGGTTTTAGCCCCTAAAACTTTACCTTTTTCTGCAAGGATCCTTAGGATCTCTATCATCTTACGATCAGTTTCCTGTGGCATTAATTCACCAATTTAATAATTTTTTTAGAAGTATAACTTTCATTTAAATCATTATAATAAATATTAGTTCGCATTGTTGGTATTATTTATTTAATTGTATGGTTGAATTAGGATAAAATAGTAATTGTGCAGTAAAAGAAAAATAAAAGAAAAAGACGGAGTTTTAAATCTGAAGGTACTTCTCGACTTCATACTGGAATACTTGTATCCG belongs to Methanobacterium sp. and includes:
- a CDS encoding DUF128 domain-containing protein gives rise to the protein MPQETDRKMIEILRILAEKGKVLGAKTISRELHKKGYDLGERAVRYHLRILDERGFTARVGYIGREITPEGIKELGKGLIYDQVDFIFSKFEDMMYQTTLNPKTSLGSVVVNTSTFSYDAQLMKIIENIFNKQIAVSPYVKINTQASSDGNENKIEMETICGTTIDGMLLKSGIPVVPKYGGLVEIKNHVPRDFIELIAYKKTSMTPLEAFADQEMTSVLKVIESGNGDIPANFRIIPANSREDAIKLFDNLKKIGISGILKIGEAGEPVLGIPVDKNMIGIAVIGGIAPLCAAKESGYEVDIKMAESTTEFSQMKPITTPRKLLKLAGREKGEKVKFLLSKAWNLIHEVDFDLESHTGQVIVNVSYLKEEDFEEGLNIFGHVMASRPEYCTSKYYQIVPGPDGKKGIATVCSLTIDGILTKQGIATTPQYGGILETDNKTPRFIELIAYGGSSLDPHEIFLSKCLTSVSDALKTSGRILASLKEIPYVARPEAMDVLEKIGNAGFSILKIGKPSELVYNAKVERYHVGIVAPGGLNPLAAIKETGIQVQAKAVEKLMNVSQMEEF
- the tsaA gene encoding tRNA (N6-threonylcarbamoyladenosine(37)-N6)-methyltransferase TrmO, translated to MKTVEYKPIGTIHSPHKDLQGMPIQPVGAKGVKGQIELENEYLEGLKDLEGFSHIILIYHLHMCNGHSLRVKPFLDNVKRGIFATRAPKRPNPIGMSVVCLEKVEGNIIHISNVDVLDGTPLLDIKPYIPHFDTCEDEDVCVGWFDDKKQEVKEKKSDTRFID
- a CDS encoding 4Fe-4S binding protein — its product is MPVVIDLEKCGKINDCPGEGLCIKLCEQGALVEEDGELVLYMEKCDDCDLCITNCPNQAISKA
- a CDS encoding transposase — encoded protein: MALDGSGFTNDYADKYYAKIRQKERKSYIKNHLTIDVKTRLILYYQTSRGPKYDTQFAKPALRQIKKYKPNYIVADKAYDTEPIRKCINEELKAFDQIPLKNRAKKGQYRLKSPAIFRQKIYINRNNIESIFSTIKRKFNGTNHSRSTQLSNKETKLKNTIYNIYRSTQIK
- a CDS encoding 4Fe-4S binding protein — its product is MSTVERNGNEKRSLDYIRNKCVGCGICTEICPTESLKLGPVLPIARGLVDMDYLNVNGKNCVLCGLCASACPFGALEFEINNKNIKDLDEYPIWKHSASIDEDECLYCKACETACPQDAITIKRELPERSKLVTGEINIDEDKCIYCGVCEELCPPQAISMKQEKMDREIKVDENKCVYCLVCKRACPVNAIKAVCSSCSYGDYRLNPEDAKIKGRSILQEDECVNCGWCQEICPVDAAKVIKPFEGEVIMDTTECKGDSCHACMDVCPCNAVSLVDNKSSIEERFCILCGACSNVCPQNCIKIQRDKINLENIKSKSWQKQMAKLVVNGSK
- a CDS encoding TOBE domain-containing protein, which produces MKMSARNMLNGKVEGVTVGKVMASVKIRIEDPNMITAIITQESVNELDIKEGDVVKAIIKSTEVMIGKE